A window of the Equus asinus isolate D_3611 breed Donkey chromosome 20, EquAss-T2T_v2, whole genome shotgun sequence genome harbors these coding sequences:
- the AKIP1 gene encoding A-kinase-interacting protein 1 isoform X2: METCLAAAALNGVDRRSLQRSARLGQEVLERAKRRAVDWRSLELPKGSVGVISRERPYQESRPAVGPWRLLPGEREERHPTLSASFRTMAEFMDYTSSQCGKYYSSVPEEGGATHVYRYHRGKSELNGQRKATSPGLGGIYQASECALEATQSCWNHRCQSYLWCFLLCRQMKPPWLSAILM; this comes from the exons ATGGAGACCTGTTTGGCGGCCGCGGCGCTGAACGGGGTGGACCGACGTTCCCTGCAGCGCTCGGCTAGGCTGGGTCAGGAGGTGCTGGAGCGGGCCAAGAGGAGGGCGGTGGACTGGCGTTCGCTGGAGCTTCCCAAAGGCAGCGTGGGGGTCATTTCCCGGGAGCGGCCCTACCAAGAAAGTCGGCCCGCAGTCGGCCCCTGGCGCCTTCTCCCGGGGGAG agagaagaaagacacCCAACCCTCAGTGCTTCCTTCAGAACAATGGCTGAATTCATGGACTATACATCAAGTCAGTGCGGG AAATATTATTCATCTGTGCCAGAGGAAGGAGGGGCAACCCATGTCTATCGTTATCACAGAGGGAAGTCGGAGCTGAATGGCCAG AGAAAAGCCACCTCGCCTGGTCTTGGAGGCATCTATCAAGCGTCAGAGTGTGCTCTAGAGGCAACACAGTCT TGTTGGAATCACAGATGCCAGTCTTACCTCTGGTGTTTCCTTTTATGCAGACAAATGAAGCCTCCTTGGCTTTCTGCAATTCTGATGTAG
- the AKIP1 gene encoding A-kinase-interacting protein 1 isoform X1, which produces METCLAAAALNGVDRRSLQRSARLGQEVLERAKRRAVDWRSLELPKGSVGVISRERPYQESRPAVGPWRLLPGEREERHPTLSASFRTMAEFMDYTSSQCGKYYSSVPEEGGATHVYRYHRGKSELNGQRKATSPGLGGIYQASECALEATQSAENIPKDLYIEVYPGTYSVTVGANDLTRKTHVVAVDSGQSVDLVFPM; this is translated from the exons ATGGAGACCTGTTTGGCGGCCGCGGCGCTGAACGGGGTGGACCGACGTTCCCTGCAGCGCTCGGCTAGGCTGGGTCAGGAGGTGCTGGAGCGGGCCAAGAGGAGGGCGGTGGACTGGCGTTCGCTGGAGCTTCCCAAAGGCAGCGTGGGGGTCATTTCCCGGGAGCGGCCCTACCAAGAAAGTCGGCCCGCAGTCGGCCCCTGGCGCCTTCTCCCGGGGGAG agagaagaaagacacCCAACCCTCAGTGCTTCCTTCAGAACAATGGCTGAATTCATGGACTATACATCAAGTCAGTGCGGG AAATATTATTCATCTGTGCCAGAGGAAGGAGGGGCAACCCATGTCTATCGTTATCACAGAGGGAAGTCGGAGCTGAATGGCCAG AGAAAAGCCACCTCGCCTGGTCTTGGAGGCATCTATCAAGCGTCAGAGTGTGCTCTAGAGGCAACACAGTCT GCAGAGAACATCCCTAAGGACCTCTACATAGAAGTATATCCGGGGACCTATTCCGTCACTGTGGGTGCAAATGACTTAACCAGGAAGACTCATGTGGTAGCAGTTGATTCAGGACAAAGTGTGGACTTGGTCTTCCCCATGTGA